The sequence below is a genomic window from Leishmania major strain Friedlin complete genome, chromosome 30.
CTGATtgcgccctcctcccacacCCTTCTCTTCTGCTGCAGTTGCCTctttcccccctctccgACTTCCCACTTTTTGCTTTAAGTGCACACCAGTACACGCGCagtccctctctctctccccctgccgcacccacacaaaggaggctcctcccctctctttcgtgtgtgtcggtggaTCTCAACGGGCCTTACTTTCTCTGTTCGGCTTTCTGCTTTCTTCACCTTCGCGGTTGCTTTCGCAGCTGCTTTCTgcccatctccctctctctctctctctctgatctttcctctctcccgtgctccccttttttcttcctGCTTTCCTGTACTgctgttggtgctgctgcgggtactggctgtggtggtgcatcttgcctcgctctccgttttttcttcgttttttgttCTGCATGTCGTGGGAGGGAGCGCGTGGCTACAGGAGCCCACCCATATAAGCTCGGACCCTTTCTTTGTTGTACAGCCGTGTCGCGTTTATGTTTACAGTTTTATGTAGTTTTTCCtttgcgtgtttgtgtgtgtgtgtgtgccttcccacttttgctctctctcgcacttTCTCTGTTTTTCTGAAAGCAGTGTCAAAGGCTCCCTCTcgcactccctccctccctccctctctctgtgttgctAGCTGTattcttctttttttgttgtcgctgttttttttttgctgtcgAGTGTGTGATTGGTGTTGTTGTCTCATGTACATATCACCCTCTGCAGAGATACGCCACTGATgcttctcccctcctttttttcccgTTTGCGTCCTGCTCCTTCGATTTGTATTTTCGCGTCTCCGGGCCTGTCTGCACCCTTtctggagggggtggtggtggtggcacatCTTacttctctcctttttttggcgcgtgcgtgtgtgagtgtgtggtCACAGTGTTCTCTTTTGATTGTCTCTCTCAGTTTGCTCTGCTGCGCTCGCTTCGTattgcctccctcctccctcttttcctcctcgtcatcgtcgccggtctttttcttttgcttgctctccccccttccctccctcccttcctccccgcAACGCTTCAGTACCTTCTATCTCGCAACTCTATTTCCGTACTTCCCTGCCTTCTTGTCCTTTTTCCTCTcatctctgccgctgccggcgttgGCTCCCTTGTTGGAGTTTCATCCggtttctcttttcgtttggtgcgtctttgtgtgtgtgtgtgtgtgtgtgcgtgcgtgggtgcgggtgggggggggaggggcgtcTGGACTGTGCACAAACTACGTAGCGTGATTTTTTGCAAGcgtctttttctttccttgtgctgctgccgtttaTCTGTCCCTTGCGTCATCCAAGATTagtcgctgctctctctctgttgctGGCCATTGTCTCTTTGGACGATTTCACTGCTTCCTTTTCGGCgtcatctttttttttttgctgtttgCCTTATTACCCACCACCTGCCACCCCTTCTTCTTGCTTGTATGGTTGTCGCCTACTCGTACTTCGTCTGGTGTCACGCCTATTGCTCGCTGCACGGTAGCAGTCGCTGATGCTTGCTGTTGCTTCTGCAGTAGATCGTCTCTGCTTGATAGAACGtgctctctccatctcttaCCTTTCCtgccggtgtgtgtgtgtgtgtttacaGTTCGTTTTTCGTTTGCTGCTCTCATCGACGTTTTCGGCTTGGATCTGTATTGTTTGCTGACACTCTTGACTCGATCACCAATACGCTCGTTTCTTCTTTTGCAAGTCTCTTGTTTCTTTGTTTCAGCTTTTCGGCGGTAGCGCTGGCGAAGCTTTCGAGTGCGCGATCTTGACAACGGCGAAGTACACTGtcatcgccctccccccctctctctctctccatcctTGTCTGCCACCTTTGCCCTTTGCCTCCACGCTGATCTTCACATCAGCGTCTTTTTCTTGTACCTCTTCGATGTTCTTGAGCTCGTACATTACCTGCTCTCCCTTTTCAGATTGTTCGTGTGCTTGCAAGTGTGCGCGTACCGTCACAGCCGTCTatttctccctctctcttgtcgGCGTGACACATCTTCTTAGCCCTTATTCCTAACATCagattttttttttttgcgccTGTGCCCACTGAGTacttttttgtgtgtgtctctgcgtgtgtgtgcatttGTGTCACTCCATACTTTCCCCTTTtcgccttctgctgctgctcccgctccgcctctgcgtgcCGGCGCCTCACCCGTCtgatcgccgccgctctcttgTTTTCGTCTGTTTCCTTTAATTGTTCCCTGTCTTGGTACACCTCGATTTGTTGAGGGCTGTTGTAGCCATCATCAGCGTTGCGGACGGATCGCAGTCTTGGCACGGCGCGAGGCACGCCAGCTACCTTTTAGTGTGGCTAAGCGCTCGCAGTACCCTTCCCACGCACTCTTTGGAGAGCGTTGGGGTCGCTCAGAGCTCCTGAAAGAGACGCTGTCTGCGTAGAGCAGGATGAGCGACGCCCCAGCAGcaaccgccgcggcggaagCCGCTACTACCGCCCGCACCGAGAACCCCGTTGCCGTCTGCCCGGCGACCCCACCTCCGACAAACTGCATTGGATCTGTATGGCTTGGCGTCTACGACCGTGTGAGTCACACGCGCTTTCGCATCCACATTGAGGATCCGGTCTTTTTGTGCATCGTGAGCAACACGGTCGTCCCGGCGGCTGAGTCGGACGGCTCGCTGCCTTTTGAGATGCAGGAGTTTGTCGAGTGTTTGGACGCGTACGAGCGCGAGCGACTGCGGCAAGCGTACGCAGCGCGACGCGGGACGAACaccagtggcggcggcgttggtATCGGAAGGTGTGGCGTGCATGGcgaccccgccgccgccgctgcgacggcagGATCGTGCGGCGCGGGAGGTGCAGTATCAGGCTCCGGTGCCATCCACAGCGGAGTTTTCGGTATTCCCCCCATGTGCTGCCTCAACAGTTGCTCGCCAGCCGGCGGTCCGGTGCCGCGTAAGctcgaggagacgctgcgggAGACTCTGAGCGAGAACTCGGACTTCTTTTTCCGCGTGTCAAGTGTGGCGTATCACCTCGACCCGAACCCGCAAGGCGCCTCAGCGTGCACGCCCGCCTCGGCAAGTGTGGGCTCTGGCGTGATGGGCAAcgctggcgtcggcgcctgcTCTCCCAGGAGAGGCGAAGGCCTCGCGTCAGCTGCGGCGGGCGGTGTGGCGTCGCTCCTCAGCAAcaccatcgctgccgcctcggcgacagggccgccgccacggcgtaAATACTCCGTGCACAGCGGCTACAGTGCCGCTTTCCACCTGTGCGGTCGTCTCTTCGCCGACGTCTACCGGGATCACTGCCGCGCGCTGGCGCAAAAGATCGCGTCTGGGTTTTCCGGCCTGCGCGTCGAGGACTGCGTGAAGTTCCGCAAGGCGGTGTGGTCCGGCTTTCATCTGAAGGCGCTCGAGCCTTACCGTTCTGGTGCCCGCTCCGAGTCGAACCTTGAGCTGCGCTGGGTCAGCGAGAAGATCAAGGATGACCAGCACCTTTTCCCTTCACGCGGCGTAGCCCCGCAGCAGGAGAGCTCGCATGTGTCTCGACTCGTCGACGCGACACTGTCTTACGTCGCCAACGCGCGCCTTCGCGGGAGACCCAGTAGCAGCATTGGCGGCAACgccaacagcagcacaggTGGCAACGGAGCCGCAGGTGCAGGTGgagccggcgctgcgggcaaggggggcggcagcgccgccgcccgtgcgaccgtcggcggcgtcgcagagGAGAACGAGCTGAACACGTTCGGCCTCACGAAGCTGTTGCACAATCCGAGCTGGCAAAAGGACGATGAGTCGTCCGACTCGTGCCCGAGCTGCGGGCGCGCCTTTATCAGTCTCTCGCGCCCCCTCGGCACCCGCGCacaccactgccgcagctgcggcattcgcctgtgtgtgttctGCATCACAAGGCGGGCCCACTACTCCTTCGCGAAGCTGGCGAAGCCCGGCAGCtccgacgaggcggaggagcgccTCGTCTGCGACACCTGCTACAAGGAATACGAAACCGTCAGCCAGCTGCACTACCTGGGGGCCCTCTTCGCGTTCGCCGGGCTGGGATTTAGCGACTTGGTGCTCTGCCGCACCGTGAATGAGCAGTGgcgcgaggcggcagagctgtGCATCAGCGAGTATCGACTGCTTCTGCACAACTGCGACGCTAACCTGCACTCTGTCAAGACACCGGTCGGCATTCTGCTCCAGAACAGcctctttctccttctcGGGGACGGCCCGACATCGTCCATCCCGGTCGTCCATCACCCGGAGGCggccttgctgctgctgaagttCATCGCAACGGAGAATCTGTGGGTGCCGGATGCGTCTTACTACTTCATTTGGCGCCTGAGCAGCTCAGTGCTGAATCGCGCAGATACGGTGCTGACGAGTCTGCCCAGTCTGTCGTCGTCCGCTGCTTCAGCGGTGGAGTCGAAGCACCACTCGTTTcagctgccggtggtgcccAATTTCAGCCACTGGCACCTCTTCTGCACCGCTTTTTGCTCTAAGATCGGCTCGAGCTACTTTTTTGTGAAGTGTGCGGAGCTACTGTGTGCCGCGCCGGCGAAGGTGTACGACGCCTACGTGGCCAGCGCTCTGGAGCGCATGACGCGCGTGTACCTAAGCACGACGCCGCTGTGGAAGCGCCTGGCAGAGGCGAATcaagccaccgccgctgccttcgctGCACggacgtcgtcgccgcctacgacggcgccgcttccCCTGCCAATGCTGTCGGATGTGACGGAGGGGCAAGTGGTTACGGTGTGGCTGCTGGATATGCTGCACAAGGATGCACTGGtgcccgcgcagcgccgccgctttcAGCAGTTGCTCGAACATGTCATTCCGACCGTGGCAGGCTCGAGCCTTTCCCTGGTGTTCATCATGCTCCTGTCGCTGCAGTCCACCTACTCGTACTACGGCTACGACGAGGACCTGTTTGGCCTGTGGCGGACGCGCATTGTAGCGGAAGTAGGACGCAAAGACCCTGTAGCGCGCGACCGCGTCGTGGCGACACTCGACTTCTTTCACGAGCTTGACGGCTTCTGCGCACAGTCATCGGTCGTGAGCCAGACGTCTGTGGTGGGCTGGATCGTCGCCTACTGCAGACGCGGCGCACCCAAGGCACCCGCAtccgccaccggcgccccGGGTGAGGCGACCATGCCCTCGGCACGGCGAGTCTATCACCACTCCTACATTGATCTCCCACATCCGATACTAAACCCGTTCAAGCCGTACATTGTGCTCAAGTCGATTCGTCTCTCTGGCGTCAAGGTGGCGCCGAACGCGGCGAGCAAGCCCACGTGGCTCGCATTCAGCACCTGGTCAGCCGCCGAGCACCTTGAGCGCGacacgacgacggcggccgaGAACTTCGGTCGACATACTCTGCCGACAGGGGAGTCACACGCGGAGCGAAGCGGCGAGGGGCGAGAGAAAGGCACCGGAGCGGCATCAACGTATCTCTCTACCAAAACCTCTGCACCTGTCACGAGGCCGGTGACCGCAGTGAACGGCGTCTCGCCGGAGGCGCTCCACGAGTCTTTGCCGCAGGAATACATGTTCCTTTACAAGCGCGAGAACGTCGAGCGTGATCAGCTCATG
It includes:
- a CDS encoding putative phosphatidylinositol kinase; protein product: MSDAPAATAAAEAATTARTENPVAVCPATPPPTNCIGSVWLGVYDRVSHTRFRIHIEDPVFLCIVSNTVVPAAESDGSLPFEMQEFVECLDAYERERLRQAYAARRGTNTSGGGVGIGRCGVHGDPAAAAATAGSCGAGGAVSGSGAIHSGVFGIPPMCCLNSCSPAGGPVPRKLEETLRETLSENSDFFFRVSSVAYHLDPNPQGASACTPASASVGSGVMGNAGVGACSPRRGEGLASAAAGGVASLLSNTIAAASATGPPPRRKYSVHSGYSAAFHLCGRLFADVYRDHCRALAQKIASGFSGLRVEDCVKFRKAVWSGFHLKALEPYRSGARSESNLELRWVSEKIKDDQHLFPSRGVAPQQESSHVSRLVDATLSYVANARLRGRPSSSIGGNANSSTGGNGAAGAGGAGAAGKGGGSAAARATVGGVAEENELNTFGLTKLLHNPSWQKDDESSDSCPSCGRAFISLSRPLGTRAHHCRSCGIRLCVFCITRRAHYSFAKLAKPGSSDEAEERLVCDTCYKEYETVSQLHYLGALFAFAGLGFSDLVLCRTVNEQWREAAELCISEYRLLLHNCDANLHSVKTPVGILLQNSLFLLLGDGPTSSIPVVHHPEAALLLLKFIATENLWVPDASYYFIWRLSSSVLNRADTVLTSLPSLSSSAASAVESKHHSFQLPVVPNFSHWHLFCTAFCSKIGSSYFFVKCAELLCAAPAKVYDAYVASALERMTRVYLSTTPLWKRLAEANQATAAAFAARTSSPPTTAPLPLPMLSDVTEGQVVTVWLLDMLHKDALVPAQRRRFQQLLEHVIPTVAGSSLSLVFIMLLSLQSTYSYYGYDEDLFGLWRTRIVAEVGRKDPVARDRVVATLDFFHELDGFCAQSSVVSQTSVVGWIVAYCRRGAPKAPASATGAPGEATMPSARRVYHHSYIDLPHPILNPFKPYIVLKSIRLSGVKVAPNAASKPTWLAFSTWSAAEHLERDTTTAAENFGRHTLPTGESHAERSGEGREKGTGAASTYLSTKTSAPVTRPVTAVNGVSPEALHESLPQEYMFLYKRENVERDQLMCISSRLLQMLLSSEIGNAEMLDYSVLPLSCDSGLIEKAEGRELSNLDNMDIASYVLHRGTRSCINFLASAKLFLLLNYIFSIGDRHKGNVLIGTNGALLHIDFRFIFSEKTFVEKLARSTVRIDDAFLAAVEQCQQRQCSCFAGSSPAATSSHAQGWASPPASSGSGGRGSCASPTKAPEPSSAEIREAFFSSAAEWFVHVRPFAAVFYELWLYAVHRHTVPYNDAEMLNMLNTLFDRHASQTSSASKFSTTMKESVNVCRLKDVTHSSAEVLRTFADQVSRRVSESSVDAMKMMGSMWSSWWSRGG